In Penaeus vannamei isolate JL-2024 chromosome 21, ASM4276789v1, whole genome shotgun sequence, the DNA window CTCTTAAGATGGTATTCATCAGATTTATTTTGTGGTCAATAGTTTCAGTTAATTGAAATTCAGTTAATAGAGAGTttacggtatgtatatatattgtctccttcctttttcagtatttatttgttaaagtaatgtattttttaagtttatcattttatttgtggATTCAGAGCAATCGGTATATCAATTTAATGTTGTTCATGTCTGTAGTTCTCTCCTCATATTGTTGATAGTATATTTTGAGTTATGGAATATTGTGGCTTATATTTAAAAGAAATTGTCTTTCACTTGAACATGCAATATATACTTTACTACCTGTGGGGGAACACAATTCGTAGGTAAATTTAAACATTACACCTATGGCATTATGAAAAATCAATATGATAACATTTCTCCTGCAACTTCCTTTCTACTATAAATACACCTTTTATAATACCTTTAGGAAACTCCTGTTTATTTTTACATTACTACATTATTTGATTGTTTAATTTTCTTGCACAGGGCCAGAAGCTATGGACAGGCTCCTTGTCCACTGTTTCCTGAAAGCATGGAAAACCTCAGCCAAGAAAGTGGAAGTGCCAATCCTAACAAGCAATTTCTATCGCTTGCATATGGTGCCAGCCTGCCCAGATGGTGCCTCACTTGATATTAAGAAGTCTTCATATAAAAAATTAACTAAGGTATaattttggttttcttctttatcttcttgtaaAGGATTGTATATATTCTTACCACATCCAAACTTTTCAATTTGTGACTTTGTTTTTACACTGGTGATTGCACAAATGCAACAATATTTTagatttgtaagaaaaaaatattacagtaTATCGCATTACAGTGAGGAATGAATTCCCCATCACAATTGGACAGACTAGATGCGACTTtcatgaaaagaaataataattgacaaatataaagaaattgCTAGATGAAAAAAATTCTGGCCATGCACTCCATAGTGGCAGTTAGACAACctgagaagatatatataaatagcataaGCCAATGAATTGAATTAATTTACCACTGAAAGAATCTCCATCAAATAAACCAGTTTCACACAGGTGGAAGCTCATGGCTGTTACTGTTTGTTGACTAAGCACAGACCTATTGCCATCACAGGGTTCTCAGAACTAGCCCAACTAAGCATTATGAAGTCCCATTTACTGCCATCATCTTATTTTGTGCAAATGTATAACTGTCACAGATCTAGTAACCATAGGTTTTTAGTTGCATGTAAAATGCAGTTTCATTAAGGAAgggatttatcattattttctttattagtctccctcttattcctctcctcctctccccttattcctcttcctcccctcagttCTTTCATTTTTGcaatttcttctttgtatttccccatcatgtcatgaaaattTTGGCTTGAGGGGCAGGTGATGCAAACATGCTGTTATGAGCATTTCAGCTGGAATTTGGCATTTAGACaggggctcttgcattattcccattatgACTCTGAGCCATGATTGGAAGAGCAttgctccagggaggatgccatttccatgctcagcatcctATTCCTTACCAGCAgtacaggttgtattacagaacacaaattgaatattatgaaaaaaaaattaatgatacaaataacaaaatgttacatacttttatttttcttgcactgagttatttactacctAGAGGCATAATATGGAATCTGTGCAAAGAACACAGTCTATTGCATCTGGAtacagcaaatcaaatgacaaatatggactttggaagaaaaagaaaaagaaaaagaaaaaaatacatgctgATATGTTAAAAGaggaggcatagagtcttgtcaTGTACAGTGTTTACAATTGCCAGCCTACAAGCTGCGCACCTAGCACACTAGCTGTTCAATTAAtcctaatgcctgtattttggtCCATATGATTGCCATTAAGGAACAGGATCCAAGGGGTTAACAGTAGCCTTCCacatatctttttcttattctccctaaGACATTAACTTCAAATGCCGTGTGTATTTGGACTGATTACTGTCACAGATTACCTcagtatttattgatttattatatattttttccagttcTTGAATGAAATGGCAAAACAAGAGATAATACAAGTGAAAGAATTCCCAAAAGGTGTGGAAAATATCACGGCTGTGAACTGGGTCCATGACGACCTCATAAGCTTTGTTGTAGATATGGTGAGTTTCCTTTGCATGATATTTTGGCTTCTATACTTGGATATGAAGATATGTACATTTGTAAGAATTGATTGTACCTAGTTTTAAAACTATTTATTATTTCAGGAGGAAACTACAGTCAAACAAGTGACCAATAGTGGTGCTCGTACTTTTACTCCCCCCCAGATTGAGGAGGTCTATCAAGTGTCTGGGGATACATTGCAGTTCTATAAAGCCAATGGTCTTTGGTAAATTTTGATGCAAGGATTTGTATTTCTTAATGTTTATGCAAAATGGGTTCTCAATAAgtttatgaaaaaggaaaatgtaattgCCTGGAACTAAAGAAAGCTTATACTAAATATTGTTTTACAATTTTGTATATCTTGCCATCTGAATTTTAAAGTAAATAGACCAGGAAATTATACTATGTATCCAATGAAATTTCATTTGTGATGCTTTTTGTTTCAGCAAAGGTGATGTCTTGGTAACAAAGGAAGTCAGAGAAATAGTCACCAGTTATATAAAGAAGAAAGGTCTCCAGAAGAAAGATGACAGGTAAGCATGCATTTCAACAGAGCATATCtctagtatatatatgcttagtaACTTTCACATCTTTAATATTGTATTACATTGCTATAAAGCTCATTTTGCTAagattctgtctcttttctttttctaaggaTGGTTAACCTAGACCCAGTGCTCCACGAAGCTGTTGTGAACAGGAAGGAAGGTTATAAAGAGCAGTTGCGCTGGGACGAGATCTTTTCCCGCATGCTAGGCAAGATGGCACCTGCAATAAGAATTACTAGACCAGGATTTAATCCGGTTATCAGGAAGGGCAAACTGGAACCAATAGAAATCAATGTTGCCAAGAGAAGTGGAAATAAAAAGGTATACTTTATTTTGCTAATTTCACTGTTATGCTAGTGAGTGTTATCAAATGTGATTTCATCCATAAAATGCTTGGATTTCTAAATTGTCATCATACCTTTCAGATGAATTAGTTtagcctttttcctttttttctttctttctgtcattcgtTTTTTCTGCATTGAAAAAAGTTGACATGGATGTCATGTCATAATTTTTTTTGGCTGAGTAGCAGATGATGGGAATGTGTCATTATGGAAAAAATTGGGATGACGAGCACACATCACCATGATATTGTAATTGAGTGGTAGATGGTGTGGACATGTGGCTGTGAATACACTTGGAGGGAAATTAGACTCAGTGGGCTTTTTGAAAGgatcttttgcattatttccactgGGAAACAAGGATGAGCCATGTCTAGAAGAGTGCCAACTATAGCAAGGACACTTATGATTTTGAAAGATGTAAAATCTGTGTTTGGCTGTGCATTGTGAGGGTGTCCATATTAAGTAGTTTCATACATGTTATGATGCCGGAAGTTTTAGTGCAATTGTTTGGAATGAACCTGACTGCTGCAatatttgtttgcatgtgtgggtACCACACTGCTGTGCAATACTTCAGTGTTGGATAGACAAATATGTTGTAAGCTGAGTTTTTACATCATCTGTACCCAGTTTTCTGTTTGCTTCGTGTTGTAtgttgtctatatgtgtgtggaaCTTCATGTTGGTGTGTAGTGTGATTCCTAGGTCATTGTGTGATGGTGTGTTGAGTAGTTGGTAGGAGTGGATTGAGTATAGGAATTTGTTACAGCATAACAAATGACAAGTGCAGACCTTGGAAAATGGTAAAACTGTGTATATAAAGAGGAGGCAAGAAATCTTGATACTATGCATTAGTGTTCACGTGGACTGGGACTATAAGACATGTGCTAGCTGCGAGGCACCCAAATCCAATGGGTTAatagtatggcaatggattggtatccgccataggctggtgtcaatcatctctttaaggagcttttgggtgtgggtgtgggtgtgagtgcccacaggtatggctggtgtgctggagatcgccggggagagccgggatggctcacccgtcggctaaggcctgggtaggcctagttgctgcttgctgtgtcttgctcggctagaggatcgtgagtgatgaactcggcccgggtgcgggagcttaagtgagtctgagctgtgccagccacccgggaacgaggggagcctgcggtccaatgggcgagctgtgaggtgtccgtggtcaaccaatcaggtcccGGTAtgtgtcgtcgagaagctgctgatggtgagggcgagaggacaggctgtggacctggacccaacctgggggaagtatgctgcgctgcaggttgcgggggttggctacaggtactccccctccatTGAGGGAGCTAAGCAAGTGagcgataaccgtgatactccaaaaggctgggtatttgtgtcactccggaaagtcaccagtatggcaatggattggtatctgccataggctggtgtcaatcatctctttaaggagcttttgggtgtgggtgtgagtgcccacatgtatggctggtgtgctggagatcgccagGGAGAGCCGGGACGGTTCACCcatcggctaaggcctgggtaggcctagttgctgcttgctgtgtcttgctcggctggaggatcgtgagtgatgaactcggcccgggtgcgggagcttaagtgggtctgagctctgccagccacccgggaacaaggggagcctgcggtccagtgggcgagccgtgaggtgtccgtggtcaaccaatcaggtctcggtatgtgtcgtcgagaagctgctgatggtgagggcaagaggacaggctgtggacctggacccaacctggggaaaGTAttctgcgctgcaggttgcgggggtcggctacaatagTTCTTTTGTCAAACATTGTGGAAGGGTTTGAATTTTTGAATTGCTTTTATTGTATATGATCggtttacaattatttttatcattaattataggAACAGGTCATTGAATTGTTTATTTAAGATTTTATAGCATACAACATTGAATTAAATATAAAAGAGTGTACACTGTGTAGGGAAAAACAATTAAAACTAACCAGAAAATAAATCCAATTTTTGATTGCAGGTAACTTTGATATACAATGCAAACATTTATGGCATCGACGAAGCAGAATTTGCTCATCAGATTCAGGTTGGAGTTGCAGCAAGCACCAGTGTAGGACCAGCCGAGCACAAACCCCAAGGAACAACACAAGTACTTGTACAGGGAAACCAAGTTGCCTTTGTCTCTAAGTTGTTGTTAGGTAAGGCAGCTGTATATGAAGGTGGAAGtgtacatctatctttctttctttctcttcattctttttttttttttttctttcactctctttctctttctcactcattcactcttcaCACCACCCTCCCTGTATCCTCTGTGATTTTAGGTTAACCCGTAGCCGACGGGTGGCATGAACGTACAttccatggctgttgtggaccgaaaaacaGATGGCTTGTCAgatggagtttgtttttctccgatagtagcagcttcatttatattttagggttttaggcaatggcacctataatgaaggtaaaccttcaaaattataatatctttataaattatagcaaaataaaagcttttaggtgccaaatgtcacTCGCAAACTATCGATTGAGCTGGGCGCAAACGGGAAACTGCCGATGTGTGCCAACAATTCCGTtcttacgtccacttgccaaacatttttacccttCGGCACTGggttaattttgtttacacatactTGTAGATGCTTGGTCACCAAGGCCTATCAGACATGCTATCCCAAAAAAAGGTTTTACCataattactatcagtatcattattaacattgaaaTAATAGTTAtgtcattaatgatattgttgttaataatgataatggtagcattattattatctatatgaaATTGACAGTTTACAGAAAATAACAGTGGACAATCCATGCACCCAACGCCAGAGGGTTATTTTCTCAAATATTTTGTTTAGATCACCTTGTTTGAAATCCGTTGTGTGAATTGCACTGTGTATCTAATAGACCACATTATTtggtattcatatttttatactgTGCATAATATGATAGCCGAGTAATAGGTTTTCTGAAATCAATCCCTTATTCATCTTTGATGTAGAATATGATTTTTCAGTGTCATTAATTCAAAACTAAAATCAATTGAGTGGGGCATGCCTTACACGTCTTCACCATGAAATTAGCACTTTTTAATACAACAGCAGGAATTGTTAGTAACTTTAATtgacatttttttatttccttccagaAACGTATCATATACCAAGAAAATACATTAGAGGCATGGAATTGGCAgctaaaggaaagaagaaatgaaaagaggctCTACCACCTGAAAAGACAAACCGCTCACTGTGATTGTATTCTGCATGTTGTGTTTCGAAGTATAAATGAGGAATTCCCACACTTATGGCACTCGGAAAGCATAATGCAGCTCATCATTTTTAATTGACTGAAACTTTTACAGTCTGCAGTTGCTAATGAAATTAAATATTCCttgacaaaaataatatttcaattctttttcttttaaattaaattttgtgaatttttgtctttgatatgatgtgtatattttttacctatttttagTCTTGTCAAACAGATGCCCTTATTGTAAATTTTCCACTTAATCAGTTTTGTATCGTTTCTCTCTGTAAACAAAAAATGAGGACCAGATGTGAATGATATAATGAATTTGAAGCAAAAGAGTTTGAATTCATTTGGAAGCCTTTAATATCATGTATAAGGTGCATAGATGAACCGAACTGAATAATTCCATTTTCTTGACTGATGCAGTGGTATTCTCATAACACCTGGGCACTCAATCTTGAAAATATACAATGTTGTAAATCAGATGGACACCTcagcttaaagaaaaaaaaagatgtatggtGTCCTTTAAAATGAGTTGAAAACATATGCATTGTAAtttggtatatatagatatttgaatCAAAATCTGTTACAAAggacataataaagataacatgtagagtgggtgttgatgatgatgatgattctttcttttcttttctttttttgacatcaAGTCTGGTTAATTTTCAAAAGTAAATGTGATGGATTTAGTATTACTCAGGTCAAGACAAGTGGCCAGTATTTCAGTTAAAACTCAACTACTTTGATTTTCAGCATATGAAATGGAAGCTAACGAGCTCCCTTTTGTATTATGTATGGGAGGGTaagcaaaataatatatattcacaattacTGTGTTAATTTTAG includes these proteins:
- the eIF2D gene encoding eukaryotic translation initiation factor 2D produces the protein MFTKPFKIKSQTQLKGSDRKKLRAELSKMYPSLTAEDVNKLVPSKEDVTLIKMYCHRGESVSVYQVQKDPMFFMIEREKEIYPTVYMLWKYPNLLHTFTTQDPVIDVLVGGADLMLPGIVVKGQLGPTAYGKFEKGLPAAVNTLENKAPQAVGITAQSSMDMYMSARRGKGITILQVYRDHLWELGSKSPPPAMGPAFSEPVPQSAENLGTKEEADVSDPAKESGTNSPSELADDVEEIKLTDGQSPDSDPGVDMGSQQEEEAAQVSGPEAMDRLLVHCFLKAWKTSAKKVEVPILTSNFYRLHMVPACPDGASLDIKKSSYKKLTKFLNEMAKQEIIQVKEFPKGVENITAVNWVHDDLISFVVDMEETTVKQVTNSGARTFTPPQIEEVYQVSGDTLQFYKANGLCKGDVLVTKEVREIVTSYIKKKGLQKKDDRMVNLDPVLHEAVVNRKEGYKEQLRWDEIFSRMLGKMAPAIRITRPGFNPVIRKGKLEPIEINVAKRSGNKKVTLIYNANIYGIDEAEFAHQIQVGVAASTSVGPAEHKPQGTTQVLVQGNQVAFVSKLLLETYHIPRKYIRGMELAAKGKKK